The following nucleotide sequence is from Ailuropoda melanoleuca isolate Jingjing chromosome 12, ASM200744v2, whole genome shotgun sequence.
TTCTCCCGAAGCCAGATTTCATGCCACTTTGGTTTGCATCCATCCAAACAATCAAGGACATGGTTGAGCGCCTACAAGTCAGACACTGTTTTAGGGTGGCCACTTGCCACACACGGTTCTTGGGTATTTTGAACTGTGGAGCGTGTGACTTGAGACGCTCTCTTACTGTAAACTACACACCAGATCTTGAAACCCTGGTATGAAAAAACTAAAGAATATCTCcaatacatttttatgttaattacatGCTGAAAGgatattattttggatatattaggttaaataatATCTGTCATTCCCATtcattttgcctgtttcttttttcttttgtatgtggctacttggggcgcctgggtggctcagttggttgggtggccagctcttgatttcagcttgggtcatgatctcagtgtcctgggatcgagccccacgttgggctccgcactcagtggggagactgcatgaggttctctctccctctccctctcaaataaatatataaatctttaaaaaataaaaaactaaacgTGGTTaccaacaaaatttaaaattacatttatggcTGGCATGTTGGACCAGGAATACCAGAGTGAATGAAACAGACCCCGCCTCAtgaaacagacagacaaacagatgTCCGTCCTATGAAGAGagtcaggagaggggagagaatgtGAAAGGAAGCTTTTCAAAGGAAGCAGAGATCTGAATGAAGTGACAGCTGGGCCAGCATGTTGTTAGGGAAGGGTGCTCCGTGCAGAGGGCACAGCGCGTGCAAATGTTTCTGCTCTAGCTGCCCCAGAGCAAACGAAATAAGGTGTCCAGACAGGTGGGCACACAGCAGGCCCTTCAACGACAGctcactcccccactcccaccctgcaCCAAGGTGGAGGCTCAGACACCCCAAGCCACCTCTCCTAAGTCCCCGAGGCACAACCCGGCACCCACTCACCCACTGCTCCCCCCCTTCATCCTCCCATGAGGCAAACAGGGGGGCCAGCCACCTACTTTTTGCAGCGGGGCCACCCGCCCGGCTCTCTGGCACATCCATGGGCCACCCCGGTCGCTCTGTGGCTGCTGGAGAAACTAACAGCCTGTCTCCATCAGTGGGAGGGGCTGACAAAGGCTCGATGGCTCTGAGAGCTCCTGGAAGGACAAATGGGAATGGCCTCCTCAGACCAGGCGCCCTGCCCCACCTGTGCCCCAGGCCGCTCTGGGTTCTCAGAACCTGTTTGCCCACCCCTGCCACGACCAGAGCAGCTCCCGCTCAGACCTGTTTTATGGATTGGAGGTGTGGGCTGGGAAAATGGGGGGCCGAGGAGTGGGCAGCAGAGATCAAAGAGGGGGCTAGTGGGTGGGTGTCACTGCCTTCTTGcttcccttccacccttcctccccacagcctgtCAAGTCCCTAACCTGTCCCTCCTGCCTTATGACTCAaccctgtcccttcctcctcttccctacagctctgggccaggccccaACCTCTCCCCTTGGACCCTcatcccatcctcctcccccacctcccagtttTCAGGCTTTCCCCTCCCGTCCATCCCTGCAGGGCCCTGGAGCTGACCTGCCCCTCCCTGGTTAGTGTTCTCCCACGGCTCCCCAGCACCCCAGGGACAGAGGCTAGACCCTGGACCCGGCATCAAAGCCTGAGCATGGCctggccctgcctgcctccccaccccaaatcatACTTGCAGTTCCAGCAGCTCTGAACTGCATGCTCTTCCCCAAACTGGGCTGGCTGTTCCCACCTCCAGGTCTCTGCCTGGGACCCTCCTTTTCAGTCCTTCCTGTCTTGGCTCACATGTCCCCTTCTCTGGGAGAATGTTTCTGAATGAGCTGCTGTCTCTGCGTTCCCACACCGCCCTGGGTGACCGACATTCTGTATCAGCCTGTATTTGGAACTGTTGGCCTCCCGTGAGAGTTTGACCCCATCTCTCTCCTGCTCCAACTCTTGCCATGGATCCCTAGTGCCCTCAGGACTAAGTCCCAGCCCCTCTGGCTGGTATGGGACAGAGTGCTCCCTGCAATTCCTTGCCTCTTTTTGTCACCTTTCTCTCCACTGGCCGACCTCTAGGTCGCTCACCCTCATCACAGCCATGGGAACTCTGCATCTTTCCATGGTCTTTCTCGGCCCACGTCACACCACACACACTACCCTCACCTGTGGCCCCTGCCCGGGCTCACAGCCTCCCGGGGGAGCCTTCCCTGAGCCCCTGGACCAGTTAGGGacttcttcctctgtgccctgACAATGTCCTGCCTCCATTATAACCAGGTTGACCATATGACTTATTGTCCCAACTCCAGGACACTTTGAAGAGTGAGAAGGGTGCTGTTAATAATTACACTGGACAACAGTGCCCCACGGGGCTGAACTGGGCACCCTGGGGCAAACGGTCAGCACAGGTTCACCTGGCGGCTGTCTGTCCTCACCCCACCTGCTCATTACCCCTTTCCTCACCAAGTCCTCCCCTGACCGTGCTCTCCCTGGCACCAGCTGGGTCTACATtttagaatgttctagaaagagTGGCCTTTGAAGAGAGTCTGTTCCAGGGTTTGGACAATGGGGGAGGGCGCAAAGGGGAGTGATGGCTGTGGGGCCAGAGTGGGGAAGGGTCTGGCACTGGGAATGCCTGACAGGGATTGGGGGGTAAACTGCTGGTGAGGGACTGAGGGAGGGTCTTTGACAGGCAGGTTCCAGCAGGAGGAGGCCCCAGGCAGGATTTAAGGGCGTCTGGATCTTAGAGGGGTCTCTGCCCAGATTTCTTTGACGTCTCTGGATTTCTGGGGGTGTCGACTGGATTTCAGAGGTCTCTTGAGAGGATCTGGGAGGGGAATCCTACAGGAGTTTTGGCGACTTCTGGGGATCTCTGACAGGACTtcggggagggggctagggagtGTAACAGGATTTCGGGGGGTAGTCTGGCACGCTCTGAGGGAGAAGTCTGACAGAACTTCGAGAAGATTCTGACAAGGTTTCAGGGGTCATATattaggcttcctgctgagtccTTTTCAGTATTTCTGAGGGTATTTGGTCAGGATTTCAAGAAAACTTCTAGCAAGATTTGGAAGGCCTTGATATTGGGGACGCTCCCCCAGGATTTGGGGGCTCTGACAaggcttctctggagaacctcgCCACAGCCAAGGCGTACCTGGGCCCACGTCCCAGTCCCGGGACACCGCGGGAGACTACGACCGACCAACGACAGTTGCAGGGGAAGAAGATGCGCGTGCGCCGTCCCCGCCAGGAAAAGACGAGAAGGCGCGAGGGGCCGAACCAAGAGCGCGCGCGCGGCGTCTAAACCCCGCCCCACCTGGGCTCCTCCCCGCGACGCAGGCGCGCACCGGGGGAAGGCTCGCTCTAGTCTTGTCGGTTACCTGCAACGGCGAGGCCGCGCATGCGTAGGGCTACCCGGGCGCGCACCCCGCCTGGTGAAGTGGGCGCATGCGTATTGGCCGAACTGGTAGAGGCTGGAGGAAGCAGGGCTGGTAGGGGAAGCGAGGGGCGTCTGCGTCCCCTGAGCTGGGGTGTTCTCTCCTGCCTCAAGCTCGGGTGCAGTGGGCCCAAGCAAGGGAGATTTGGATTGGGGGACCCCTTTTCCATCCCCTACTTCTTATCAGCTACTAAGTCCTGCCCTTTTTGCCGTCTGTTCCGTGCTAGGCTGCCGGTCACCGTCACAATGATGTCCTACCCTGTCTTGCCCTACCACTCCCGCGCCCTCTGTGGCTCCAGTCCCTGAAAGATTCTTTCTCCAACCGTTTTCAATCATTCCTTataggagggagtggggggaaaaTATTCTCAGCTTTGCTGGCTAGAGAGAAGAGAATTACATCCAAAATCGACTCCCAAGAATGGGGATTTGGGACACAAGATGTACCATCCACTCAGAGACACAGAAAAGGAATCCTTCTGCATCTTCCCGTTCATAACACCATCATTTATTCAgctgtcacttcctcagagagacCTTCCCCAGCCACACTGCCTGCATTAGGCCCCCATCTCACCAATCACTATTTCTTAGTGGTCCTGATAGCGTGTCTCACAACGTGGCATACTGTCTGTGTACTGTCACCCCCACTGGAATGTGAGCTATATGCAGTAGGAGTCTGTTTTGGGGCTAGAACATGCCTGGCCCGGTGTgagtgctcaaaaaaaaaaaaaaaaaaagtgttgaatgaatgagtgaaccaATGGATGGAATCCAAGCCTCTTAACTACTGGGCAGTATAGAATTGATGACAAGGCCGTGGGCCTGGAGGCAGACATTCTTGGGTTTAAATTTTGGCTCCATCATTCCTTGGCACAAtggcttaccctctctgagcctcaggtttcttCCCAGAAATGGAGATAGTAATTGCTTCTTAGGTTACTTTGAGGACTTTAGGTGGTAATCGCTGTTAGTTGTTATTATAATGGCTATTAGATGGTGACTTGTCATAAGGCCTGGGAAAGAACCTGTTTGAAAGGCAATGTGATGAGTGGTTGAAAGTGTGAGATACAGAATCAGACAAACCCAGTGCCATTGCTGTATGACTTtggcaagtgacttcacctctctgaacctcagcttcttCTCTGAAATGAGAACAACTAGTACCCACCTCATGGGGTCTTGAGAGTTCAATAAGAATGTTTGCCAAGTGTTTTCTTAGTACAAGCTGTCTAGTGGTGGACTCCTAGGCTTTATTAGTATAAGttcattctttctgtttatttcttcagtatttcttgttccttcctccttccctccctccctcccatccttcctttcttACTTTTCTGAGGTATGGGTAATTTTGTAAGacctaaaaatttttaaaaaattatatatagttGTAACATACATAAAGCACTAAATCTTAAGTTATAGCTCAATCAAATTTGGATAGAgtagaggcccctgggtggctcagtctgttaaacatctgacttcggctctggtcatgatcttagggcctgggatgagccctgcatcaggctctgtgctcagcgaggagtttgcttgtccctcttcctctgcccctcccaccatgtgtgtgtgcgtgcaccctctctctctctctctctctctttttttttttaaagatttcatttacttgacagagacagagacagccagcgagagacggaacacaagcaggggaagtgggagaggaagaagcaggctcatagtggtggagcccgatgtggggctcgatcccacaacaccgggatcacgccctgagccgaaggcagacgcccaaccactgtgccacccaggcgcccctctctctctctcttaaataaataaatctttaaaaatttctgtatagAGTAATACATTAATGAAACCACCCATATAAGAAAAGAGTATTGTCCACCCAGAAGCTTTATTCACACCTCCTCCTAATCATTACCTTCCAAAGGTGACCACTTTTGATTATGGCTTCTTTTGCTGAACGTTATCTTTATGAGATTCATTGCACAGTAGTGGGTTATTCTTTTCACTGCTGTGTAATTTTCCAGTGATGAATATGCCACAATTTTACCACTTCACTTGATGGGCATTGGGTTGTTCCTGCCTCCTGGCAATTATGAGTACTGTTcctatgaattattttatttagattttctttaatcagtttcagtaatgtttcatagttttctgtTTAGAGACCTAGCAaatcttttgttaggtttatttctaggtattttatttttttatgctactatgaatcattttttaaaattcttttgaatttttttgttctaaatattttggggtataattgatttttgatttttatatgcaACGAGGGGTAGCAATATACCACCCAAAACATACCACTATGGTATAAGGATCAATGTGAGCAGAAGACAATTGAGAAGAAGCAGATACAAGAAAAGCTCTCTGCTCTCCTATTTGTCTGAAGGCTGGACATAAATCTGTAGAGGTGTTTCCCCTCCTCTCTGTACCTGGAAGAACAAAAGTTAACTGGAGACAGCTCTAGACTTTTAGCAACTCAGACACAGCACTGAAGGAATCTATACGGTAAACTTTATTAACTAGCCCTTATACTCCATTGGTTCCCCCATATATTTGCTTTCCTACAGTTTGCGGTCCTAGAAACTCAAagccattttcttttgtcttatcaCTTCTCTGAAAATGTACTGTAATTTTCAAAAGCTTCTGTATAAgccccaattattttttttaaaagattttatttaagagagagagagagagtgagcacacacacacaggggggaggggtagagagagagggagaagtaggttccatgctgagcagggagccccacaaagacactcaatcccaggatcctggtatcatgccctgagccaaaggcaaatgctttccatctttctgtgccGTTATATTTAAGGTGCAGCTCTTGTAACAGTATATAgttgtttcttttgtgtgtgtgtgtgtgtgtgtgtatgtgtgtgaactGCTAATCTTTGACTTTACAACTTTCACTGAAGTATATCTATCTAGAAAAGTCCATGGAACATAAGTGAtaagcttgatgaatttttagaaattcaaCATATCTGTATTATCAGGACCCAGATCGAGAAAAAGAACACTGCTGGAATCCAAGAATCTTCTCGTGgctttttccagtttctgctCTCCAAGGGTAACCCttaccctaatttttttttctttctctctctccctcccttcctccctctctctttctcacttttccttttccttttctttttggttcgTTTAcctatttaagtaatctccacacccaacgtgggtctcgagctcatgaccctgagaccaagagtctcatgcttcactgactgaaccaagcaggtgcgccccccccccaatttttaaaagcatagattattttttcttgtcttcatgCCCTATATAAAGAGAACCATATACACTTTTTGGTCTTGCTCTTTtgctcaatatatttttaaaaagatttgagagagagtgagagcatgagtgagggaaggggcggggggggggaggttcttaagcagactccctggtgagcagggagccccacatggggctcgacttcactaccccaagatcatgacctgaaccgaaaccaagagtctgatgttcaaccaactgagccacccaggtgccccttgtgctCAATATTTTGTAAGTTTCAGCCATACTGTTACATTAAGTGGTTGATCTGGAAGTTTTTGCCCTTTATTTGGAGTATTTAGTTATGGCTACTTAATATAAATCTTGATATCttgaaaaatctcaaacacatACAAAGTGAGCAGGGGGAAAAGTATTTATAACATAGAATTTAttagctaaataaatatttattgaaccccAAGCACTGGGAATTAAGCCATGAACAAGACAAAACCCATCTTCATGGGTCTTAGTGAAGAGAAGGTATTGAAAGGGCAATCGAGTTCTGATATTCTGCATGGGGACCATACTGATGCTTTTTGGGAGtaatcaaaaacataattttcagGGGCTCctactggctcagtcagtagatgCAACTCTTGAGCTCGGGgctgtgaattcaagccccacattgggtgaagagattaaaataaaatctttaccaaaaaaacccccaaacctaaattttctttctttctttctttctttctttctttctttctttctttctttctttctttctttctttctttttctttctttctttctttctttcttctttctttctttctttctttctttctttctttctttctttctttctttcagattttgtcaGAGCGCGCACACAAGCTGGGAGAgcggcagtgggagaagcaggctcccctctgagcaaggagctcgatgagggactcgatcccgggaccctgggatcatgacctgagctgtaggtagacgcttaaccgagtaagccacccagtcttCCCAAAAcctaaattttcaaaagaaagttCACTTTTATTTATGCCCATGCATTTCTAGGTTCTTGAGTGTGTTGGGTCGGTCTGTGGGGTGATCTGACCCTGAGCCTGGGCTCCAAGGGAGAAAGCTCATGTTATGTCTGTATCCTCCACAGGACTCAGGACCAAGACGACCCTGATGTGCCTTCTAGATGAGAGGTCTTGAGGGAGGGTTCTCGGAAGGAATAGGAGACATGCTGGGCATGGGGGCACAGTGGACAGGGGACCCAAGACAGGGTCTGTGAACTTCCAGGTTTGGCTGAGGCATCAGGCCTGGCTGGCAGAGATGGTGTGTTAGGTGTTGGGCatggagggacagacagagggacaaaggaagagacaAACAGCAAGTCAAAGATGGAGTCAGCTTGTAAGCCAAGAGTCAAGGAATGAAAAGATAAAGGTGAGAGTGTGCAGGGAcgcctgtgtgactcagttggttaagcgtctgcctttgcctcaggtcatgatcccagggtcctggaatcgagtcccgcatcgggctcctgcaggatcctgcctctccctggcttgtattttctgacaaataaaaatcttaaggaaaaaaggcGGATTCTTTCTGCAACCTCCAGATAAAAACGCAGCAGGTCAACCCCTTGATTTTGAGCTTGTGAGACCCTGTGCAGAGGACCAGCTGAGGCATCCTGGATTTCTGACCTGTAGATCTGTGGGAGAATACATATGCGTTCTCAGTTGGTTTGTGGTCACTTGTTGGGGCAGggataggaaacaaatacagaagtTGGAGTGAAGGCATTGGGAACAGGACAGACAGGGCTGGAGGTGACAAGGTCAGAGACTGAGGAGAtgggcagggctggaggtgaCAAGAGTTGCTCGATGAGCAGACAGATATCTGAGTGAGAAAACAGCCTGGAGACCTTGGCAAGAGCCAGTGGCATAGCCAGATGTTACTCTTAAGGGTAGGGTTGAGGGGACTTGCCATGACCCAGTCAGCTGAGGCCTGGGGACAGATCCTGAAAGGAGAAAGTGCTGCTAGATGGAAGAACTTTATTTCTATATGGTGCTTGGGGTGGGATCTGGCGAGTGGGGGGGTACACGCAGGCTTTCCCCAGTCCCCACCCCTATAGCTGCTGGGAGGGCCTGAGGATGTACAGGAAGTGGGTTTTCCGGGCAGGCAGCTTGGCGTGGGAGGAGCCCTGGGCCCCCTCTTCGAGGCTGTCCTCATGGGTCCCCTTGCGGAGCCCATCCCGGATGGCCTGCAGGCGGTGTCGCTTCTCGCTGAGCCAGTGGCCACCCTCCTGAACATCCTGGTGGGACCTCCGCCTTGGCAGCTTCATGATCCAGAAGGCCACTCGGGGATGGGGTTCTGGGTGAAAGCTGTCGAAGGCTTTTGGGACAGGCACCAAGGCCTCCTTCTCCTCTACCTTGGGTACCTGGAGAGGAGGGACAAGGAGACATCTCAAACTCGAAATGACAACCCCAGGATGCTAAGTCCTCACTGGCATATTCAGCCCATTTTGCCACCTATAGGGCACTTTGGGAGTTTAAAGCTTATTTTGTGGTTTACAAAGCACTGGGTTTACAAGtgctttagaattaaaaatactgaGGTTTATAGAATGCTCTGGGATTGAAAGCACATTTCCGAggtttcaaaaacattttaggaTTAAACATACTCTAAGGTTTAGAAAGCAATTGGAAATGTACAAATCACTTTGGGATTAAAAGCTCCAGCCTTTACTAAAGCATGACCACAAATGCAACGTGTGATCCTTGACTGAATCCTGGATCAAAAACCAAATCAGCTCTTATGGACAGCTTTTCATCCCTCTTTGGGACATTGGAGTATGGACTGAATGGCTGTTCGgtccttgctactcaaagtgtgggcTGTGGACCAGCAGTATCAGCAAGATTTGGGAGCTTGTTAGACATACAAATTAGCAAATTAGAcgtccagacctactgaatcagagtctgcatttttctgagaagtcctgtaggagattgttatgggctgaattgtgtctccacgcccccacccccattcgTATGGTGAAGTCCTAATtcccagtatctcagaatatgaTCTTACTTGGAAGCAGGGTCATTGCAGATTTCATaagttgagatgaggtcattagggtgggccctaatctaacatgactggtatccttatacaaagggggaaatttggacacagaggtgcacacagagagaaggccatgAAAGACGAAGGCAGAGGTGCAGGTGGGGGAAATGCTTCTACATttcaaggaatgccaaagattttCTGCAGACCGCCACAAGCTAGGGGAGAGGCTTGGAACGGATTCTTCCTCACAGCTTCAGAAAGAACCTGGTGACACCTTGACGTTGAAtgcctagcctccagaactgggaacGAGCATttgttgtttcagccacccaaTCTGTGCTACTTTGTTACAttcagccctagcaaactaatacagagatAATAGTGTGATTTTCAATGTTCAATTTCTTGGGTGTAAAAATGGTACTGTAGTCATAAGGGAGAATGCGTTATCCTTTGGAGATACCCACTGAAGGCTTTGAGGGTGGCGTGTCATGATGTCAATAATTTACTGTCACAtagttcaaaaatgaaaaagtaaaaataaagtaaatgtggtaaaatgttCACAAGTGGCGCATCTAGGCCAGCGGCTCTCAACGgaagtctggagacatttttggttgtcacaactggcgggggagggggtgtgacttccatctggtgggtagaggtgGCACTGCTTATAAGCATCCTAcagggcacaggacagcccctgcAACCAAAGATTAACGAGCCGTAAATGCCACTGGTGCCAAGGTCAAGAAACCTTGCTCTATGGAAAAGGGAATACAGGTttactgaattatacatttttttcaactctTCTGTAGACtcgaaaatttaaaaataaaaacctggggGTGTGTGGAAGACCCATATGGGTTTGCCAAGTGCTTGGggttcttaaaacattttaggaTAAGAAAATAAGCACTTTGTGGTTAGAATCACCCTCAGAGGTTTACAAAGGGGAGCTACGCAAAGCATTTGGGGTTCATAAAGCACTTTGGAATGAAAGGTCACATTTTGAAGTTTATAAGAGATCTGCCTAGCCCTTtgggatgatttaaaaaatacttggagGTTTGCAGAGTACTTCGAGATAAAAACACGCTTTGGGGTTTACAAGGGTGAAGATTACCCAGCACTTGGAATTAAAAGCACTTCTTCGTTTACAAAACTTTCTGGGGTTTACTAAGTGAGTGGGCATATATACTCTGAGGTTGTAAACCTCATTTCTGAGAGCTGGTTGGTCCCTTtgacagatgataaaactgaggcccagtgagagGAAGCGCTGAACAGTTGGAATGGGAGTGTCGACTCATCTTCTAAACTATAGAAAGTGTTTGGGCTTGGACATTTTGTCAGGGGCATGTCCTAACCTTCCAGTCACCCTCCAAACTCCCCTCTCCTGGCTCAATGGATGCCACCACTTGCTCGGAGATCAGCACCTCTCCTGTTTTGTTGTCTGTCACCTGTGAGGacaggagagagtgagagcaaaaccacttccttcctctgccctcctccccactgatACTGCAGCATGAGGGATCATGGGGGAGACTCCAGGAGGGACTTTCCAGCACAGGCACCTTGTCAATCTGGAGGTGGCTAGAGAGTGTGTTGTTCCCCAGCCGGTGCTCCTGGTTCTCTTCTTGGTGGTAGTTCCTGGGGAGGCCCCGGATGTCCATGGGGGCAGAGAAGAAGCTGTCCATGCCCCGCAGCAAATCATCCTGGGGCCAGAGGAGGGACCATTGATCTGCTGGACCTCAAGACTCTCCAGTAAATCTGCAGCCCTACCAGGGTGTCCTTGAGGACTTGCCGCACGTACCAcccagccccttctctctctgtcctctgaccTTTAGGGCCTAACCAGGTCACCTTCTGTCCCATTCCCCATCTGTCCTggctctattctgtcccattaaCTTCCTATttctgctcccccttccccacccccaacctacTGTGGCTATGGCCCcatcctcttctccttctgagtctctctctccatccagtccttgtctctctgtcccatctccctctctgcttgatttcctccctttcttcctccctctcgtcctctctctctctctctttcagtctGCCTGTCACTCTCTATTGATCTCTCTCCGTCCCTTTGACTCCTTCTCTTCCCGTCTGTCCTTCTGCCTGGCCGCAACCCGTCTTCATTTCTGTCTCTCCGAACCCCTTCCATCCCTCAGTCCCCATCTGCCCCTGTCCCTCCTCTTTAGCTCTTCTTACCCCCAACCCTTGTCATTGCTCACTTTCAGGAAAAGCCGGGTGAAGCCTCGGATTAGGCTCTGGA
It contains:
- the DKKL1 gene encoding dickkopf-like protein 1 — translated: MWQPLVLLLLVPSALVPPSAAAPIRDADARESSSGFLGLQSLIRGFTRLFLKDDLLRGMDSFFSAPMDIRGLPRNYHQEENQEHRLGNNTLSSHLQIDKVTDNKTGEVLISEQVVASIEPGEGSLEGDWKVPKVEEKEALVPVPKAFDSFHPEPHPRVAFWIMKLPRRRSHQDVQEGGHWLSEKRHRLQAIRDGLRKGTHEDSLEEGAQGSSHAKLPARKTHFLYILRPSQQL